In Phycisphaerae bacterium, a genomic segment contains:
- a CDS encoding 4Fe-4S binding protein has protein sequence MSIRNIVKIDEDKCNGCGQCVTACVEGAIKLINGKAKLVSETYCDGLGACLGHCPQDAITIEKRECAGFDEQAVKKHLESEKKPSPPKGFVCPGTMAKQFTKKNQAQGDIASQLSHWPIQFSLVSANAPFLQGADLLLTADCVPFAMGDFHSKLLKDHSLIIACPKLDDVEPYIEKLTQILNSCNLNSLTIVHMEVPCCFGLTRLVKQAIVNSGKKIGFEDITISLDGQVKNRETVAG, from the coding sequence ATGAGTATTAGGAATATCGTAAAAATCGACGAGGATAAATGCAACGGCTGCGGCCAATGCGTTACGGCCTGCGTCGAAGGCGCGATAAAACTAATCAACGGCAAGGCGAAGCTGGTCAGTGAAACATACTGCGATGGTCTCGGCGCATGTCTGGGCCACTGCCCGCAGGACGCGATTACCATTGAAAAAAGAGAATGTGCCGGCTTCGACGAACAGGCAGTAAAAAAACATCTCGAAAGCGAGAAAAAACCATCGCCGCCGAAAGGTTTTGTCTGCCCCGGCACTATGGCCAAACAATTCACCAAAAAAAATCAGGCACAGGGCGATATAGCTTCGCAGTTAAGTCATTGGCCAATACAATTTAGTCTTGTTTCGGCAAACGCTCCGTTTTTACAGGGAGCCGATTTGCTTCTAACCGCCGACTGTGTGCCGTTCGCTATGGGAGATTTTCACAGCAAACTACTGAAAGACCACAGTCTCATAATCGCCTGCCCGAAGCTGGACGATGTCGAACCTTATATTGAAAAACTGACACAAATACTGAATTCCTGCAACCTGAATAGTCTTACCATCGTACATATGGAAGTGCCCTGCTGTTTCGGCCTGACCCGGCTTGTGAAGCAGGCTATCGTAAACAGCGGAAAAAAGATTGGCTTTGAAGACATAACAATAAGCCTTGACGGACAGGTCAAAAACAGGGAAACTGTCGCAGGATAA
- the thiS gene encoding sulfur carrier protein ThiS → MAVLKINGEDKTFDGALPETLKALLEFLSVNEATVVAEVDGRIIARGNFQKTTLHDGQKIELIRFVGGG, encoded by the coding sequence ATGGCAGTATTAAAAATAAATGGTGAAGACAAAACTTTCGACGGGGCCCTGCCGGAAACGCTTAAGGCACTGCTCGAATTTCTCAGCGTGAACGAAGCTACCGTTGTTGCGGAAGTGGACGGCCGAATTATTGCCCGCGGTAATTTTCAAAAGACGACTCTTCACGATGGGCAGAAAATTGAACTTATCAGATTTGTAGGCGGCGGATGA
- a CDS encoding nucleotidyltransferase domain-containing protein — MLSSQVRQIVKSCAEQYGVERVWLFGSAVKDEKHAKDFDFAVEGLSPEKFFDFYGRLFFDLPKPVDLIDLSQNLPIASLIRRDGVCIYERRS; from the coding sequence ATGCTTTCCTCGCAAGTTAGACAAATTGTTAAATCCTGTGCTGAACAGTACGGAGTCGAGAGGGTATGGCTGTTTGGCTCAGCAGTAAAAGATGAAAAACACGCTAAAGACTTTGATTTTGCGGTCGAAGGACTGTCTCCAGAGAAGTTTTTTGATTTCTACGGCAGATTGTTTTTTGATCTGCCAAAGCCTGTTGACCTCATTGACCTTTCACAGAATCTTCCAATTGCTTCCCTGATACGCAGGGATGGGGTTTGTATATATGAGCGCAGAAGCTGA
- a CDS encoding YhcH/YjgK/YiaL family protein produces the protein MILDAIGNCKLYSQLSPRIADAMKIAAQTDFEKIPDGKYSIDGDSLFYMVQRYRTKPPMEKIEAHRKYIDLQFIAKGKEQIGYEPANQLKIHTPYSEEKDVEFFFADGDVTFLNMTKGSFAIFWPSDAHMPGCQTNKPEDVIKVVFKIKV, from the coding sequence ATGATATTGGACGCCATAGGGAACTGCAAGCTTTACAGTCAACTTTCTCCTCGAATCGCCGATGCGATGAAAATAGCGGCCCAAACCGATTTTGAGAAAATTCCAGACGGCAAATATTCTATTGATGGCGACAGCCTGTTTTATATGGTTCAGCGATACCGAACCAAACCGCCGATGGAAAAAATCGAGGCGCACAGGAAATACATTGACCTGCAGTTTATCGCCAAAGGCAAAGAACAAATCGGCTATGAGCCGGCAAATCAACTAAAGATACATACGCCTTACAGTGAGGAAAAAGATGTCGAATTTTTCTTTGCCGACGGCGATGTAACTTTTCTTAATATGACCAAAGGCAGCTTTGCGATATTCTGGCCCAGCGACGCCCATATGCCCGGCTGCCAGACAAATAAACCGGAAGATGTTATAAAAGTTGTTTTTAAGATAAAGGTTTAA
- a CDS encoding PspC domain-containing protein: MKKLYLSKTDRKILGVCGGISDMTGIDSTLIRLLLVFLCLITAILPLVATYIVAGIITPERPQGQ; this comes from the coding sequence ATGAAAAAACTTTATTTGTCAAAAACGGACAGGAAAATTCTGGGTGTTTGCGGCGGAATCAGCGACATGACAGGAATTGATTCGACACTGATAAGACTGCTTCTTGTTTTCCTGTGCCTGATTACGGCCATACTGCCGCTGGTAGCAACTTATATTGTAGCGGGGATAATCACGCCGGAAAGACCGCAGGGACAATAA
- the hcp gene encoding hydroxylamine reductase, translating to MFCYQCEQTAGGQGCTKVGVCGKDPDIQSLQDILVFGLKGIAAYAYHARELGKSDPEVDGFMHEALFATLTNVDFDLQRHIDLVLKAGQMNLKTMEMLNNAHVERFGAPTPAQVFAGTKAGPGIVVTGHDLLDLIELLKQTEGKGINIYTHGEMLPAHGYPELRKFKHLVGHYGTAWQNQRKEFDEFSGAMLITTNCVMIPKDSYKDRMFTCGIAGVAGVEHIKGRDFSKVFEKALKSAPLKENKAGTLSTGFHYTAVLGLADKIIAAVKAGKIKRFFFIGGCDGAKPGRNYFTRVAELVPKDCVILTAACGKYRFNYNDFGSIDGIPRLVDTGQCNDCYSAIKIAAALAEAFKCSVNDLPLSFVVSWYEQKAVAILLTLLYLGVKNIRLGPSLPAFVSPNILNFLVEKYNIKPIGDPEKDMAEMLG from the coding sequence ATGTTTTGTTATCAATGTGAACAGACGGCAGGAGGACAGGGCTGTACGAAAGTCGGAGTTTGCGGCAAAGACCCGGACATTCAAAGTCTTCAGGATATTCTCGTTTTCGGCCTTAAAGGCATAGCCGCTTACGCTTATCATGCAAGAGAACTCGGCAAAAGCGACCCGGAAGTTGACGGCTTTATGCACGAAGCGCTTTTCGCCACTCTGACCAATGTCGATTTCGACCTGCAAAGACATATCGACCTTGTACTCAAGGCCGGCCAAATGAACTTGAAAACCATGGAAATGCTGAACAACGCCCACGTTGAACGGTTCGGCGCGCCAACGCCGGCACAGGTTTTCGCGGGAACAAAAGCAGGTCCCGGCATCGTCGTTACAGGCCACGATTTGCTCGATTTAATTGAACTTTTGAAACAGACAGAGGGAAAGGGCATAAATATTTATACGCACGGCGAAATGCTGCCTGCGCATGGCTATCCGGAACTGAGAAAATTCAAACATCTCGTCGGCCATTACGGAACCGCCTGGCAAAATCAGCGCAAGGAATTCGATGAATTTTCAGGCGCTATGCTGATTACCACCAATTGCGTTATGATTCCAAAAGACAGCTACAAGGACAGGATGTTTACCTGCGGCATTGCAGGAGTAGCGGGAGTCGAACACATCAAAGGACGCGATTTCAGCAAAGTTTTCGAAAAGGCATTGAAATCGGCGCCGCTGAAGGAAAACAAAGCCGGCACACTGAGCACGGGTTTCCATTACACCGCAGTGCTCGGACTTGCGGATAAAATTATAGCGGCGGTAAAAGCCGGAAAAATCAAACGGTTCTTCTTCATCGGCGGCTGCGACGGAGCAAAGCCCGGAAGAAATTACTTTACCCGTGTCGCAGAGCTTGTGCCTAAAGACTGCGTAATACTTACCGCAGCCTGCGGAAAGTACCGCTTCAATTATAACGATTTTGGCTCAATCGATGGAATACCAAGACTGGTTGATACAGGCCAGTGTAATGATTGTTATTCAGCGATAAAAATCGCAGCAGCTCTCGCCGAGGCATTCAAATGCAGTGTAAACGATTTACCCTTATCTTTCGTCGTTTCCTGGTACGAACAAAAAGCTGTCGCGATTCTGCTTACGCTGCTTTACCTGGGGGTAAAGAATATCAGGCTCGGACCCTCCCTGCCGGCGTTTGTATCTCCGAATATTCTGAACTTCCTTGTCGAAAAATATAATATAAAACCGATTGGCGATCCTGAAAAGGATATGGCTGAAATGCTTGGTTAG
- a CDS encoding nucleotidyltransferase family protein, with protein sequence MTTVDFGVSQEKIADFCRKWKIMQLSVFGSAARGQLRPDSDLDLLVVFEPDANWSMFDHYRMENELVILFAREVDLVNRQAVEENPNWICRKEILNSAKVIYAA encoded by the coding sequence ATGACCACCGTTGATTTTGGCGTCAGCCAGGAAAAAATAGCAGATTTTTGCCGCAAATGGAAAATTATGCAATTGTCAGTTTTTGGCTCTGCCGCGCGGGGACAACTTCGCCCTGACAGCGACCTGGATTTATTAGTTGTTTTTGAACCCGATGCCAATTGGAGTATGTTCGACCATTACCGCATGGAAAACGAACTGGTTATATTATTCGCCAGAGAAGTTGACCTTGTCAATCGCCAGGCCGTAGAAGAAAATCCAAACTGGATTTGCCGCAAGGAAATTCTCAACAGCGCAAAGGTAATCTATGCAGCGTAA
- a CDS encoding permease produces MINFLQSLLADLWAIVGQMSPYLLFGFAVAGILKVLIPTSFVQKHLGGKGIWPIFKSSLFGVPLPLCSCGVIPVAMSLRKRGASKGATIAFLLSTPQTGVDSILVTWALLGPVFMIARPVIALITGIFGGVAVDLFDHKDSAIAETDDEEDSSENKSKLITGFRHAFIVLPRDIGAAMLIGLVIAAIISVAVPDDFFANKIGTGISAMILMMFVGIPLYVCATASVPIAAALIAKGLSPGAALVFLMTGPATNAAGFVMIWKILGNKTAIIYIITVAICALVSGLLLDVMFTDLGSQIHGHFHKMSATPIEHISAVILLAVLAFGIYKKYRKS; encoded by the coding sequence ATGATTAATTTTTTACAATCGCTGCTCGCTGATTTATGGGCCATAGTAGGTCAAATGAGTCCCTACCTGCTGTTCGGTTTCGCTGTCGCGGGCATACTGAAGGTTTTGATACCGACAAGTTTCGTGCAGAAGCATCTCGGCGGAAAAGGCATCTGGCCGATATTCAAATCTTCGCTTTTCGGCGTGCCTCTGCCGTTGTGCAGCTGCGGCGTGATACCGGTAGCGATGTCGCTTCGCAAACGCGGCGCGAGCAAAGGCGCAACCATCGCGTTTCTTTTAAGCACGCCTCAGACCGGCGTTGACAGCATCCTTGTAACATGGGCATTGCTCGGTCCGGTTTTTATGATTGCAAGACCTGTCATCGCTTTAATAACCGGAATATTCGGCGGAGTCGCCGTTGATTTATTCGACCATAAAGATTCCGCTATTGCCGAAACTGATGACGAGGAAGATTCCTCAGAAAACAAAAGCAAACTTATAACCGGTTTCAGGCACGCCTTTATCGTTCTGCCTCGTGACATCGGCGCAGCGATGCTGATAGGCCTTGTGATAGCGGCGATTATTTCAGTCGCCGTGCCGGACGATTTTTTCGCCAACAAAATCGGAACAGGAATCAGCGCTATGATTTTGATGATGTTCGTCGGCATACCGCTTTATGTCTGTGCGACGGCTTCTGTACCGATAGCGGCCGCTCTTATCGCAAAAGGTTTGTCTCCCGGTGCCGCTCTTGTATTTCTTATGACAGGTCCTGCGACGAACGCGGCAGGCTTTGTAATGATTTGGAAAATTCTGGGCAATAAAACCGCGATTATCTATATTATTACCGTCGCAATTTGCGCGTTAGTGTCAGGCTTGCTCCTTGACGTTATGTTTACTGATTTAGGCAGTCAGATTCACGGCCATTTTCATAAGATGAGCGCAACGCCGATTGAACACATCAGCGCAGTAATTCTGCTTGCGGTGTTGGCGTTTGGAATTTACAAAAAATATAGAAAAAGTTGA
- a CDS encoding DUF86 domain-containing protein — translation MQRNMSLLLDMTTACRQIACFVDEMDFEQFSKDQKTQSAVIHQFLVIGEVAKLLSEDFRKANADFPWSAMARMRDKLIHHYRGVDLHEIWKAAKVEVPRLSAFLEKYLPQKEN, via the coding sequence ATGCAGCGTAACATGTCTTTACTTTTGGATATGACCACTGCCTGTCGCCAGATTGCCTGCTTCGTTGACGAAATGGATTTCGAACAATTTAGCAAAGACCAGAAAACACAATCCGCTGTAATTCATCAGTTTCTTGTTATTGGCGAGGTTGCCAAACTGCTTTCAGAAGATTTCCGCAAGGCAAACGCTGATTTCCCATGGTCGGCAATGGCTCGTATGCGGGATAAACTTATCCACCACTATCGTGGTGTTGACCTGCATGAAATATGGAAAGCCGCAAAGGTGGAAGTTCCTCGTCTGTCTGCGTTTTTGGAAAAGTATTTGCCGCAAAAAGAAAATTAA
- the thiF gene encoding sulfur carrier protein ThiS adenylyltransferase ThiF yields the protein MAKLSCEQFEAMLIERHGESVHQKLKSATVGIAGLGGLGSNVAISLARIGVGKLVIADFDLVEQSNLNRQQYFIDQLGTNKVAAMSENLRLINPYIKIDGHQVRLTPDNVPIIFPDCLIIAECFDKADQKQMLVETVLNKMDNVKIVAVSGLGGYGKSNEIQTRKISDRLIMIGDGNSGIESGLSLMAPRVAIAAGHQANAIVELIIDG from the coding sequence ATGGCAAAATTGAGTTGTGAACAATTCGAGGCGATGCTCATCGAACGCCACGGTGAGTCTGTGCACCAAAAATTAAAATCCGCGACAGTCGGAATCGCAGGACTCGGCGGCCTCGGCTCGAATGTCGCTATTTCGCTTGCCCGTATCGGCGTAGGGAAACTTGTGATTGCGGATTTTGATTTAGTAGAACAAAGCAACCTTAACCGCCAGCAATATTTTATCGACCAGCTTGGAACAAATAAAGTCGCAGCCATGAGTGAAAATTTAAGGCTGATTAATCCGTATATCAAAATCGACGGCCATCAGGTAAGATTAACACCTGATAATGTCCCGATAATTTTCCCGGATTGTCTCATTATCGCCGAGTGTTTCGACAAGGCCGACCAAAAGCAAATGCTCGTCGAAACCGTACTGAATAAAATGGATAATGTTAAGATTGTCGCGGTTAGCGGATTGGGCGGTTACGGGAAAAGCAACGAAATCCAGACTCGTAAAATTTCGGACAGACTGATAATGATCGGCGACGGCAACAGCGGAATAGAATCAGGTTTAAGTCTCATGGCCCCTCGCGTGGCGATTGCCGCAGGCCATCAGGCCAACGCGATTGTGGAATTAATAATTGACGGTTGA
- a CDS encoding glycine--tRNA ligase — translation MAKLTKLDDIVSLCKRRGFIFQSSEIYGGLASCYDYGPLGSELKRNVRNAWWKSTVQMRDDIVGLDCSIFMHPLVWKASGHADKFADIVTVCKKCNVRSRVDHLTNAENKTAEGLAGKVCPGCGAVGNFTEPMPFRLMFETQMGANTDDSMTIFLRPETAQGIFVNFRNVLDTTRIKIPFGIAQIGKSFRNEVTTKAFIFRTREFEQAEIEFFCVPGTDEQWYEHWKEVRFNWYLNLGMKKENLRLRQHEKDELAHYAKGCVDVEYKFPFGSGDWQELEGIANRTDFDLRQHQRGMRTLNAWYEKKGDLSKIDLNSESEDYQKGPLSYFDEEAKQRFVPYVIEPSAGIDRSCLAFLVDAYDEEEVNGETRNLLRFHPAIAPIKAAIFPLVKKDGMPEIATKIYDDLKKYFSCFYDEKSAVGRRYRRQDEAGTPFCITVDGQTKEDQTVTVRERDSMKQERINISQVKQYLREKLDI, via the coding sequence ATGGCAAAATTGACCAAACTCGACGACATTGTATCGCTTTGCAAAAGGCGAGGTTTTATATTCCAATCCAGCGAAATCTACGGCGGACTGGCGAGCTGCTATGATTACGGCCCGTTAGGCTCGGAACTCAAACGCAATGTCCGCAATGCCTGGTGGAAAAGCACAGTCCAGATGAGGGACGATATTGTCGGTCTGGATTGCAGCATCTTTATGCATCCATTGGTCTGGAAGGCATCGGGACACGCCGATAAATTCGCGGACATCGTAACGGTTTGTAAAAAGTGCAACGTCCGAAGCCGAGTTGACCATTTGACCAATGCGGAAAATAAAACCGCAGAAGGTCTTGCGGGCAAAGTTTGTCCGGGTTGCGGCGCTGTCGGTAATTTCACAGAGCCGATGCCGTTTCGCCTGATGTTTGAAACGCAGATGGGCGCCAATACTGACGATTCGATGACGATATTCCTGCGGCCGGAAACCGCTCAGGGAATTTTTGTAAACTTCCGGAACGTTCTCGATACGACAAGGATAAAAATACCTTTCGGCATAGCGCAAATCGGAAAGAGTTTCCGAAATGAAGTTACGACAAAGGCGTTTATCTTCCGGACAAGGGAATTCGAGCAGGCTGAAATCGAATTTTTCTGCGTACCGGGAACGGACGAGCAGTGGTACGAGCACTGGAAAGAGGTTCGATTTAACTGGTATCTGAATCTGGGAATGAAAAAAGAAAATCTTCGGCTTCGCCAGCATGAGAAAGACGAGCTTGCCCATTACGCCAAGGGCTGCGTTGACGTCGAATATAAATTCCCGTTCGGTTCTGGCGACTGGCAGGAACTTGAAGGAATTGCAAACAGAACCGATTTTGACCTTCGTCAGCACCAGAGAGGAATGAGAACTCTAAATGCATGGTACGAGAAGAAGGGAGATTTGTCGAAGATTGACCTTAACAGCGAGTCGGAAGATTATCAGAAAGGCCCGCTGTCGTATTTTGACGAAGAAGCAAAGCAGAGGTTTGTTCCTTATGTAATCGAGCCAAGCGCCGGAATCGACCGGAGCTGTCTTGCGTTTCTGGTTGACGCTTACGATGAGGAAGAGGTCAACGGCGAAACCCGGAATCTGCTGCGTTTTCATCCTGCTATCGCGCCGATAAAGGCCGCGATATTTCCGCTTGTCAAGAAAGACGGAATGCCTGAAATCGCCACGAAAATTTATGACGACCTGAAAAAATATTTCTCCTGCTTCTATGACGAAAAGTCCGCAGTCGGCAGACGCTACCGCAGGCAGGATGAGGCCGGTACTCCTTTCTGCATTACAGTTGACGGCCAGACGAAAGAGGACCAGACCGTAACCGTTCGCGAGCGCGACAGTATGAAGCAGGAAAGAATAAATATCTCGCAGGTAAAACAATATCTGCGCGAAAAACTGGATATATAA
- a CDS encoding cupin domain-containing protein, producing MKTKKNVVLKACVAKAVNLAELVEYSADSIVSKTIIDKSVGTVTLFAFDAGQGLSEHQAPYDALVQIVDGRAILVIGGKKIKASAGEIVIMPANVPHAVQAKEKFKMLLIMIRA from the coding sequence ATGAAAACTAAAAAAAATGTTGTTTTAAAGGCCTGCGTCGCAAAGGCGGTTAATCTCGCAGAACTTGTCGAATATTCCGCAGATTCTATTGTCAGCAAAACGATAATCGACAAATCTGTCGGCACTGTAACGCTTTTCGCTTTCGACGCAGGACAGGGCCTAAGCGAACACCAGGCCCCTTACGATGCGCTCGTCCAGATTGTTGACGGACGGGCGATACTTGTCATCGGCGGCAAAAAAATAAAAGCATCAGCGGGTGAAATTGTGATTATGCCCGCAAATGTACCGCACGCCGTGCAGGCCAAAGAAAAATTTAAAATGCTTTTGATTATGATTAGAGCTTAA
- a CDS encoding thiazole synthase — MKDKLIIAGKEFHSRLFIGTGKYASNEIMAEAIEASGTQMVTVALRRVDIQNPQDNMLAAIDRKKYLLLPNTSGARNADEAVRLARLARAATEINWLKLEVTPDPYYLLPDPVETLKAAEILVKEGFIVLPYINADPVLAKKLQDIGTATVMPLASPIGSNQGLKTKAAIEIIISQAIVPVVVDAGLGMPSHAAEAMEMGADAVLINTAIATANDPVKMAEAFKKAVQAGREAFEAGSAGEKKQADASSPLTGFLRD, encoded by the coding sequence ATGAAAGATAAACTTATTATAGCAGGCAAAGAGTTTCATAGCCGGTTATTTATCGGCACAGGTAAATACGCCTCGAACGAAATTATGGCTGAGGCCATCGAAGCATCCGGAACCCAAATGGTAACAGTCGCTCTTCGGCGGGTCGATATCCAGAATCCGCAGGATAATATGCTGGCCGCTATCGACAGAAAAAAATATCTCCTTCTGCCGAATACTTCCGGCGCAAGAAACGCCGATGAGGCGGTTCGCCTGGCAAGACTTGCAAGAGCCGCGACTGAAATAAACTGGCTCAAACTTGAAGTTACGCCCGACCCGTATTATTTGCTGCCCGACCCGGTTGAAACATTAAAGGCCGCCGAAATTCTCGTAAAGGAAGGTTTCATTGTCCTGCCTTATATAAACGCCGACCCTGTGCTGGCAAAAAAACTTCAGGACATCGGCACTGCGACGGTTATGCCGCTTGCTTCGCCGATTGGCTCTAATCAGGGCCTGAAAACAAAAGCCGCGATTGAAATAATTATCTCGCAGGCGATAGTTCCCGTAGTCGTCGATGCCGGCCTCGGTATGCCCTCTCACGCGGCAGAAGCTATGGAAATGGGCGCAGATGCCGTGCTGATTAATACCGCCATCGCAACAGCAAACGACCCGGTAAAGATGGCCGAGGCTTTCAAAAAAGCAGTGCAGGCCGGCAGAGAAGCATTTGAAGCCGGCTCAGCAGGCGAAAAAAAACAAGCTGACGCTTCAAGTCCGCTTACCGGATTCTTAAGAGACTAA
- a CDS encoding asparagine--tRNA ligase, with the protein MLKNLTRISDLKNHVDKEVTIGGWVYHSRPGGKVIFLVVRDGSGLCQCIIEKTSVSEELFRQLAHLSTESSLTLAGTVRADDRSVGGYELAVTDAKVMCESMDYPITPKQHGIDFLLKNRHLHLRSQMPWCIGKIRHTLVNAIRQFFNDNGFTLIDTPILTGIVGEEAGSLFNVDYFGMPAFLTQTGQLHLECAALSFGKVYCFGPTFRAEKSKTRRHLTEFWMVEPEVAFVDLPGLLEIAENFVSFIIKEVLEKNEAELKTLGANIDALKKITPPFYRLTYTQASEILTSQKTQDFLAAQLNEFKQAKQDIENKITALETEAKGQLKQWRQDKIASELIDLRSDLAEIETKIENNPKHAKLASEFKWGEDLGGSDETIISLMHDKPVFVTHYPREAKAFYMKQDPENAKVVQNFDMLAPAGFGEIIGGSVREDIYEKLLERINEEGYKLENYQWYLDLRRYGSVPHGGFGLGVERTLAWLTGEKHIRQCIAFPRMMDKILI; encoded by the coding sequence ATGCTTAAAAATCTTACGAGGATTTCGGATTTAAAAAACCATGTCGATAAAGAAGTTACCATCGGCGGATGGGTTTACCATTCAAGGCCCGGCGGCAAGGTAATATTTCTCGTCGTTCGTGACGGAAGCGGATTGTGCCAGTGTATTATCGAAAAGACCAGCGTTTCGGAAGAATTATTCCGTCAGTTGGCACATCTTAGTACGGAATCTTCTCTTACTTTGGCCGGTACGGTGCGAGCCGATGACAGAAGCGTCGGCGGTTACGAACTTGCCGTTACCGATGCGAAAGTTATGTGCGAATCGATGGATTATCCGATTACGCCGAAACAGCACGGCATAGATTTTCTTTTAAAAAATCGTCATTTACATCTGCGTTCGCAAATGCCGTGGTGCATCGGCAAAATTCGCCATACGCTGGTAAATGCCATCAGGCAGTTTTTCAACGATAATGGTTTTACATTGATTGATACGCCTATTCTCACCGGCATTGTCGGCGAAGAGGCGGGGAGTCTGTTTAATGTCGATTATTTCGGAATGCCTGCTTTTCTGACACAGACGGGACAGTTACATCTCGAATGTGCAGCACTAAGTTTCGGCAAAGTTTATTGTTTCGGGCCGACTTTCAGAGCGGAAAAAAGCAAAACCCGCAGACACCTGACCGAATTCTGGATGGTCGAGCCGGAAGTTGCGTTTGTAGATTTGCCGGGACTTTTGGAAATCGCTGAAAATTTTGTTTCCTTTATCATAAAAGAAGTTCTCGAAAAAAATGAAGCGGAGCTTAAAACGTTGGGAGCGAATATCGATGCTCTTAAAAAAATCACACCGCCGTTTTATCGGCTGACTTATACGCAGGCTTCTGAAATACTGACGAGCCAAAAAACACAGGATTTCTTAGCTGCACAGTTAAACGAATTTAAACAGGCAAAGCAGGATATTGAAAATAAAATCACCGCTCTTGAAACAGAGGCAAAAGGTCAGCTTAAACAGTGGCGGCAGGATAAAATCGCGTCCGAGCTTATTGACCTGCGCAGCGATTTAGCGGAAATAGAGACTAAAATAGAAAATAATCCAAAGCACGCAAAACTGGCCTCTGAATTCAAATGGGGTGAGGACCTTGGCGGCAGCGATGAGACGATAATTTCGCTTATGCATGATAAACCTGTCTTTGTAACGCATTATCCAAGAGAAGCGAAGGCGTTTTATATGAAGCAGGACCCGGAAAACGCAAAAGTTGTGCAGAATTTCGATATGCTCGCCCCGGCAGGCTTTGGCGAAATCATCGGCGGCTCGGTCAGGGAAGATATTTACGAAAAACTGCTCGAGCGGATAAATGAAGAAGGCTATAAACTTGAAAATTACCAGTGGTATCTCGATTTGCGAAGATACGGCTCGGTTCCGCACGGCGGTTTTGGTTTAGGCGTCGAAAGAACGCTTGCCTGGCTTACCGGCGAAAAGCATATCCGCCAGTGCATCGCTTTCCCGAGAATGATGGATAAAATTCTGATTTAA